In one window of Episyrphus balteatus chromosome 3, idEpiBalt1.1, whole genome shotgun sequence DNA:
- the LOC129913036 gene encoding exosome complex exonuclease RRP44: MQTIREFTRKTKRGNILKIVREHYLRDDLGCGSQLCKICHQDDLELHLANNAKSKSSMFDFPHYLLLDTNVVLDQIDVLEEDAVCNVIVLTTVLQEVKHRSSSVYNRFRDIFNHAARNFYVFVNEHHKDTYVERKPGETQNDRNDRAIRCAAKWYDEHLRQSQRKSGDKRTRVILLTDDAGNREKAEAEGILVASAKDYIKSLIDHPFLLDKYAHKNFDVESSRLPLFPPHLSIVEIHEGIRAGKLLQGSFMASRENYLEGFVSHENYDSMILIQGREKLNRAVDGDIVAVELLPEDQWSAPSEIVLQEDDNDHGDNLDDVEEDKVFEKKKKGEKGKPTGIIVGIIRRKWRQYCGILQQNTVEGSTRHVFIPADRKIPRIRIESRQAEKLYMQRIIVAIDTWPRSSRYPHGHFVRALGPLGNTETENEVILLEHDVPHSKFSDEVLSFLPQMPWTITEEDYAKRVDLRDLNICSVDPPGCTDIDDALHCRLLPNGNLEAGVHIADVSHFIRPGNALDMEAASRGTTVYLVGKRIDMVPELLSSNLCSLVGNQERFAFSCVWELDHDANIINKRFHKSVIKSKKAMTYEEAQIIIDDKNQNNELAKSLRNLNKLAKILKKKRMDNGALVLASPEIRFQVDSETHEPLEVEVKQIRDTNSMVEEFMLLANISVAEHIANEFTECAMLRRHPKPPPNNFDPLIKAARNQGFEINIESGKELAESLDLAVKEDNPYFNVMIRILTTRCMMQALYFISGTVSRDEFFHYGLAAPIYTHFTSPIRRYSDIIVHRLLAASIGADSTYSGLLDKKANEALCQNLNYRHKMAQYAGRASVAMNTHLFFRGKTQDEEGYILFVRKNALQVLIPKFGLEGTIYLNGKDDSKKDSDVAFVYNEDDHTQRCGKFVFHSFDPVRVRLSLDSRNVQHEKLVFQMVEPYIKGFSAEPIVDEPMDTAKPTSAKKQKLDAPKKNKKQTKKK; encoded by the exons ATGCAAACTATTCGTGAATTTACCCGCAAAACAAAACgcggaaatattttaaaa ATTGTTCGTGAGCACTATCTCCGAGATGACCTAGGATGTGGATCGCAGCTCTGTAAAATTTGCCATCAAGACGATTTAGAACTTCATTTGGCAAATAATGCCAAATCCAAGAGTTCCATGTTTGATTTTCCTCATTACCTATTGCTCGACACAAATGTCGTTTTGGATCAGATTGATGTACTTGAAGAAGATGCTGTTTGCAATGTTATTGTGTTGACGACAGTTTTGCAAGAGGTTAAGCATCGAAGCTCGTCGGTATACAATCGGTTTCGAGATATTTTCAACCATGCGGCGAGGAATTTCTATGTTTTTGTTAATGAACATCATAA GGACACCTATGTGGAACGCAAGCCAGGAGAAACTCAAAACGATCGCAATGATCGTGCCATTCGATGTGCCGCCAAATGGTATGATGAACATCTTCGTCAAAGTCAACGGAAATCGGGTGACAAACGTACACGTGTAATTCTTCTCACAGATGATGCAGGTAATCGGGAAAAAGCTGAAGCTGAGGGTATTCTCGTCGCTTCAGCCAAAGACTACATCAAGTCATTGATTGATCATCCATTTTTGTTGGACAAATACGCACACAAAAATTTCGATGTTGAAAGTAGTCGACTTCCATTATTTCCACCACATTTGAGCATTGTCGAGATCCATGAAGGTATTCGTGCTGGAAAGCTTTTGCAGGGATCTTTTATGGCGTCCAGAGAGAACTACCTCGAAGGGTTTGTTAGCCATGAAAACTATGATAGCATG ATTTTAATTCAAGGACGTGAAAAACTCAATCGTGCTGTAGATGGAGATATTGTTGCAGTTGAATTGTTACCCGAGGATCAATGGTCAGCTCCCAGTGAAATTGTACTCCAAGAAGATGACAATGACCATGGAGACAATCTCGATGACGTCGAAGAGGATAAAGTatttgagaaaaagaaaaaaggggAAAAGGGCAAACCGACTGGAATTATTGTTGGAATAATCCGTCGCAAATGGCGTCAATATTGTGGTATTCTGCAACAGAATACTGTCGAAGGTTCTACTAGACATGTTTTTATACCAGCCGATCGAAAGATTCCAAGAATTCGCATTGAAAGTAGACAAGCTGAAAAGTTGTACATGCAAAGAATTATCGTTGCAATTGATACTTGGCCAAGATCTTCCCGTTATCCTCATGGTCATTTCGTAAGAGCTCTTGGCCCACTTGGCAATACAGAGACGGAGAATGAGGTTATCCTTTTGGAACATGATGTCCCACATAGTAAGTTCTCAGATGAGGTACTCAGTTTCTTGCCGCAAATGCCATGGACAATTACAGAGGAG GACTATGCTAAACGTGTTGATTTACGTGACTTAAATATCTGTTCTGTTGATCCTCCTGGATGCACAGATATCGATGATGCTCTACATTGTCGTCTTCTACCAAATGGCAATTTAGAAGCTGGTGTACATATTGCCGATGTGAGTCATTTTATTCGACCGGGAAATGCTTTGGACATGGAAGCAGCTTCACGTGGTACAACTGTTTATCTAGTTGGCAAACGTATTGACATGGTTCCTGAGTTACTTAGTTCGAATCTTTGTTCTTTGGTTGGCAATCAGGAACGATTTGCATTTTCATGTGTTTGGGAATTGGATCATGATGCAAATATTATAAACAAGCGTTTCCATAAAAGtgttattaaatcaaaaaaagccATGACCTATGAAGAAGCTCAAATAATTATCgatgataaaaatcaaaacaatgaaTTGGCCAAATCGttaagaaatttgaataaattagctaaaattcttaagaaaaaacgAATGGATAATGG cGCCCTTGTCCTAGCATCACCAGAAATTCGTTTCCAAGTTGATAGTGAAACCCATGAACCTCTTGAAGTGGAAGTTAAGCAAATTCGAGATACCAATTCTATGGTTGAAGAGTTCATGTTGCTAGCTAATATCTCTGTAGCTGAACACATTGCCAACGAGTTTACTGAATGTGCTATGTTACGTCGCCATCCTAAGCCACCGCCAAATAACTTTGATCCCCTAATCAAAGCTGCACGAAATCAAGGTTTTGAAATCAACATCGAATCGGGAAAAGAATTGGCTGAATCCTTGGATTTGGCTGTTAAGGAAGACAATCCGTATTTCAATGTTATGATAAGGATATTAACTACACGTTGTATGATGCAGGCATTGTATTTCATTAGTGGAACAGTGTCTAGAGATGAATTTTTCCATTATGGGTTAGCTGCTCCTATTTATACACATTTTACTTCGCCAATTCGAAG gtaTTCCGATATAATTGTGCATCGTTTGTTAGCTGCTAGTATTGGAGCCGATAGTACCTATTCTGGACTTTTAGACAAAAAAGCCAATGAAGCTTTGTGTCAGAATTTGAACTATCGCCACAAAATGGCTCAGTATGCTGGTCGAGCATCTGTTGCAATGAATACGCATTTGTTTTTCCGTGGAAAGACACAAGATGAAGAAGG ttatattttatttgttcgaAAGAATGCCTTGCAGGTCTTAATTCCAAAGTTCGGTCTAGAGGGTACAATCTACTTGAATGGAAAAGACGACAGCAAAAAAGATTCCGATGTTGCTTTTGTATATAATGAAGAT GACCACACTCAGCGTTGTGGTAAGTTTGTATTCCATTCCTTTGATCCTGTTAGAGTGCGATTAAGTTTGGACTCACGAAATGTTCAAcatgaaaaattagtttttcaaatgGTTGAACCATACATTAAAGGATTCAGTGCAGAGCCTATTGTTGATGAGCCAATGGATACTGCTAAACCAACGAGtgcaaagaaacaaaaacttgATGCAccaaaaaagaataagaaacaaacaaagaaaaagtAA